From a single Carassius auratus strain Wakin chromosome 38, ASM336829v1, whole genome shotgun sequence genomic region:
- the galm gene encoding galactose mutarotase: MTEVCKEERGAAQGPAERWSLRSGAVSVEILSLGCVIQSIRTPDHSGQTADIVLGYDDGEGYLSNPRYFGAVIGRVANRIAKGRFVVDEKEYELAVNNGPNALHGGLNGFDKAVWTTEAVDNGVKLSHFSPDGDEGYPGNLKASVTYRLEKNTLSVQYHAQTDRTTPINLTNHSYFNLAGQGTPDIYDHEVTISAESYLPVDDTMIPTGEVKPVEKTLFDLRKPVLLGSRLKELPGPGFDHNFCLCSPGDPPLERKCARVVHPGTGRVLEVSTTQPGVQFYTSNFLDGTLKGKGGAAYSKHSAFCLETQNWPDAVNQPHFPDALLKQGETYTHTTRFTFSVL, from the exons ATGACGGAGGTGTGTAAAGAGGAGCGGGGCGCAGCGCAGGGTCCGGCGGAGAGATGGAGCCTGCGCTCCGGCGCTGTGAGTGTGGAGATCCTCTCTCTGGGCTGCGTGATCCAGTCCATCAGGACACCAGATCACAGCGGACAAACTGCGGATATAGTGTTAGGATACGATGACGGAGAAG GTTATCTCTCAAACCCTCGCTACTTTGGAGCTGTGATAGGCCGGGTGGCAAACCGCATTGCAAAGGGCCGCTTCGTGGTGGATGAGAAAGAATATGAACTGGCTGTTAACAATGGACCCAATGCTTTACATGGAGGACTGAATGGCTTTGATAAG GCCGTGTGGACCACAGAGGCGGTGGATAACGGCGTGAAGCTGAGTCACTTCAGTCCAGATGGTGACGAGGGTTATCCTGGGAACCTAAAGGCCTCGGTCACCTACAGGCTGGAGAAGAACACACTGAGTGTGCAGTACCACGCACAGACTGACCGTACGACACCCATCAACCTCACCAACCATTCATACTTCAACCTGGCTGGACAG GGGACTCCAGACATTTACGACCATGAGGTGACCATCTCAGCAGAGTCGTACCTGCCTGTGGATGATACGATGATCCCCACAG GGGAGGTGAAACCTGTGGAGAAGACCCTGTTTGACCTGAGAAAGCCTGTCCTCCTGGGCTCTAGACTGAAAGAGCTGCCTGGTCCAGGCTTTGATCACAACTTCTGTCTGTGTTCACCTGGGGATCCACCACTGGAACGAAAATGTGCTCG AGTGGTGCATCCTGGGACAGGTCGTGTTCTGGAGGTGAGCACTACACAGCCTGGGGTTCAGTTCTACACCTCTAACTTCCTGGACGGGACGTTGAAAGGAAAGGGTGGAGCTGCTTACTCCAAACACAGTGCCTTCTGTTTAGAGACCCAAAACTGGCCAGACGCTGTGAACCAG CCTCATTTTCCTGATGCTCTGCTGAAGCAAGGAGAGACGTACACGCACACAACACGCTTCACATTCTCAGTGCTATGA
- the atl2 gene encoding atlastin-2 isoform X2 — protein sequence MTGVEDVPLCRPVEALRSLEEFSSDTNGVAPCAVAEELEPEDDPVPEGARPIQIVVANEDDHKFELDAAALEKILMQEHVKDLNVVVVSVAGAFRKGKSFLLDFMLRYMHKKSSESWMGGDDEPLTGFSWRGGCERETTGIQAWNEVFVVEKEDGTKVAVLLVDTQGAFDSQSTIKDCATVFALSTMTSSVQVYNLSQNIQEDDLQHLQLFTEYGRLAMEEIYEKPFQKLMFLIRDWCYPYEHGYGLKGGNRFLERRLQVKQNQHEELQNVRKHIHSCFSSIGCFLLPHPGLKVATNPHFDGRLRDIDDEFKKELQKLVPLLLAPENLVEKEIGGAKVTCRDLLEYFKAYINIYQGEELPHPKSMLQATAEANNLTAVAGAKDTYNRTMEQVCGGDKPYIAPVDLQRYHEEFKKTSVQQFNAVKKMGGVEFSQRYQQHLETELDEVYTNFVKHNESKNIFYAARTPATLFAVMFVTYMVSTVAGFIGLSVISALTSLVMGVSLLSLCAWAYVRYSGEYREVGVAIDLIAEALWEQVLKPLTEQYMEENVRQTVVNSIRATLTDQVTQATKLKTN from the exons ATGACCGGTGTGGAAGATGTTCCTCTGTGCCGCCCCGTTGAGGCGTTGCGCTCACTGGAGGAGTTCAGCTCTGATACTAATGGAGTGGCACCGTGTGCTGTAGCAGAAGAGCTTGAGCCGGAGGACGACCCAGTCCCTGAGGGGGCTCGACCCATCCAAATTGTGGTTGCGAATGAGGATGATCATAAGTTTGAGTTGGATGCCGCTGCATTGGAAAAAATCCTGATGCAGGAACATGTGAAGGATCTTAATGTGGTTGTGGTGTCTGTCGCCGGGGCCTTTCGCAAGGGGAAGTCCTTCCTGCTGGACTTCATGCTGCGTTACATGCATAAAAAG TCTTCTGAGTCATGGATGGGAGGAGACGATGAGCCACTGACTGGTTTCTCTTGGAGGGGAGGCTGTGAGAGAGAGACTACAGGAATCCAGGCCTGGAATGAGGTGTTTGTTGTGGAAAAGGAAGATGGAACGAAG gtGGCTGTTCTGCTGGTGGACACTCAGGGAGCCTTTGACAGTCAGTCCACCATCAAAGACTGTGCAACGGTTTTTGCTTTGAGCACCATGACCAGCTCTGTGCAG GTTTATAATCTTTCTCAGAATATCCAGGAAGATGATTTGCAACATCTCCAG cTGTTCACAGAATATGGTCGACTTGCAATGGAGGAGATATATGAGAAACCATTTCAG AAACTAATGTTTCTGATAAGAGACTGGTGTTATCCCTATGAGCATGGATATGGGCTCAAAGGAGGGAACCGCTTCTTGGAACGGAGACTACAG GTGAAACAGAATCAACATGAAGAGCTGCAGAACGTTAGGAAACATATTCACAGCTGTTTCTCCAGCATAGGCTGCTTTCTGCTGCCACATCCAGGTCTGAAGGTGGCCACCAACCCTCACTTTGATGGCAGACTGCGAG ACATTGATGATGAGTTCAAGAAAGAGCTGCAGAAGCTAGTGCCTTTACTTCTGGCACCAGAGAACCTGGTAGAGAAAGAGATCGGTGGAGCTAAAGTCACGTGCAGAGACCTGCTGGAGTATTTCAAG GCATATATTAACATCTATCAAGGGGAGGAGCTTCCACATCCTAAATCCATGTTACAG GCAACTGCTGAAGCGAACAACTTGACGGCTGTCGCTGGAGCGAAAGACACTTATAACAGAACCATGGAGCAG GTATGTGGAGGTGACAAGCCATACATCGCCCCTGTTGACCTTCAGCGCTATCACGAAGAGTTTAAGAAAACCTCCGTGCAACAGTTTAACGCGGTGAAGAAAATGGGCGGCGTGGAGTTCAGTCAGCGCTACCAGCAACATTTAGAGACGGAGCTGGATGAAGTGTACACGAATTTCGTGAAACACAATGAAAGCAAGAACATTTTCTATGCAGCAAGAACTCCAGCCACCTTGTTTGCCGTCATGTTTGTTACCTATATGGTCTCCACCGTAGCAGGGTTCATTGGGCTGTCAGTAATCTCGGCTCTGACCAGTCTGGTGATGGGGGTGTCGCTGCTGTCGTTGTGTGCCTGGGCTTATGTCAGATACTCAGGAGAGTATCGTGAAGTGGGTGTGGCCATAGACCTCATAGCAGAGGCCCTGTGGGAACAG GTGCTGAAGCCACTCACTGAGCAATACATGGAAGAAAATGTCCGACAGACTGTTGTGAACTCTATAAGAGCCACACTAACAGATCAGGTGACACAAGCTACAAAGTTGAAGACCAACTGA
- the atl2 gene encoding atlastin-2 isoform X1 gives MAEDSGPRNRHFSATKRKYHNFAEDMTGVEDVPLCRPVEALRSLEEFSSDTNGVAPCAVAEELEPEDDPVPEGARPIQIVVANEDDHKFELDAAALEKILMQEHVKDLNVVVVSVAGAFRKGKSFLLDFMLRYMHKKSSESWMGGDDEPLTGFSWRGGCERETTGIQAWNEVFVVEKEDGTKVAVLLVDTQGAFDSQSTIKDCATVFALSTMTSSVQVYNLSQNIQEDDLQHLQLFTEYGRLAMEEIYEKPFQKLMFLIRDWCYPYEHGYGLKGGNRFLERRLQVKQNQHEELQNVRKHIHSCFSSIGCFLLPHPGLKVATNPHFDGRLRDIDDEFKKELQKLVPLLLAPENLVEKEIGGAKVTCRDLLEYFKAYINIYQGEELPHPKSMLQATAEANNLTAVAGAKDTYNRTMEQVCGGDKPYIAPVDLQRYHEEFKKTSVQQFNAVKKMGGVEFSQRYQQHLETELDEVYTNFVKHNESKNIFYAARTPATLFAVMFVTYMVSTVAGFIGLSVISALTSLVMGVSLLSLCAWAYVRYSGEYREVGVAIDLIAEALWEQVLKPLTEQYMEENVRQTVVNSIRATLTDQVTQATKLKTN, from the exons ATGGCGGAAGACAGCGGACCGAGGAATCGGCATTTCTCAGCGACGAAGCGTAAATACCACAACTTTGCTGAAG ATATGACCGGTGTGGAAGATGTTCCTCTGTGCCGCCCCGTTGAGGCGTTGCGCTCACTGGAGGAGTTCAGCTCTGATACTAATGGAGTGGCACCGTGTGCTGTAGCAGAAGAGCTTGAGCCGGAGGACGACCCAGTCCCTGAGGGGGCTCGACCCATCCAAATTGTGGTTGCGAATGAGGATGATCATAAGTTTGAGTTGGATGCCGCTGCATTGGAAAAAATCCTGATGCAGGAACATGTGAAGGATCTTAATGTGGTTGTGGTGTCTGTCGCCGGGGCCTTTCGCAAGGGGAAGTCCTTCCTGCTGGACTTCATGCTGCGTTACATGCATAAAAAG TCTTCTGAGTCATGGATGGGAGGAGACGATGAGCCACTGACTGGTTTCTCTTGGAGGGGAGGCTGTGAGAGAGAGACTACAGGAATCCAGGCCTGGAATGAGGTGTTTGTTGTGGAAAAGGAAGATGGAACGAAG gtGGCTGTTCTGCTGGTGGACACTCAGGGAGCCTTTGACAGTCAGTCCACCATCAAAGACTGTGCAACGGTTTTTGCTTTGAGCACCATGACCAGCTCTGTGCAG GTTTATAATCTTTCTCAGAATATCCAGGAAGATGATTTGCAACATCTCCAG cTGTTCACAGAATATGGTCGACTTGCAATGGAGGAGATATATGAGAAACCATTTCAG AAACTAATGTTTCTGATAAGAGACTGGTGTTATCCCTATGAGCATGGATATGGGCTCAAAGGAGGGAACCGCTTCTTGGAACGGAGACTACAG GTGAAACAGAATCAACATGAAGAGCTGCAGAACGTTAGGAAACATATTCACAGCTGTTTCTCCAGCATAGGCTGCTTTCTGCTGCCACATCCAGGTCTGAAGGTGGCCACCAACCCTCACTTTGATGGCAGACTGCGAG ACATTGATGATGAGTTCAAGAAAGAGCTGCAGAAGCTAGTGCCTTTACTTCTGGCACCAGAGAACCTGGTAGAGAAAGAGATCGGTGGAGCTAAAGTCACGTGCAGAGACCTGCTGGAGTATTTCAAG GCATATATTAACATCTATCAAGGGGAGGAGCTTCCACATCCTAAATCCATGTTACAG GCAACTGCTGAAGCGAACAACTTGACGGCTGTCGCTGGAGCGAAAGACACTTATAACAGAACCATGGAGCAG GTATGTGGAGGTGACAAGCCATACATCGCCCCTGTTGACCTTCAGCGCTATCACGAAGAGTTTAAGAAAACCTCCGTGCAACAGTTTAACGCGGTGAAGAAAATGGGCGGCGTGGAGTTCAGTCAGCGCTACCAGCAACATTTAGAGACGGAGCTGGATGAAGTGTACACGAATTTCGTGAAACACAATGAAAGCAAGAACATTTTCTATGCAGCAAGAACTCCAGCCACCTTGTTTGCCGTCATGTTTGTTACCTATATGGTCTCCACCGTAGCAGGGTTCATTGGGCTGTCAGTAATCTCGGCTCTGACCAGTCTGGTGATGGGGGTGTCGCTGCTGTCGTTGTGTGCCTGGGCTTATGTCAGATACTCAGGAGAGTATCGTGAAGTGGGTGTGGCCATAGACCTCATAGCAGAGGCCCTGTGGGAACAG GTGCTGAAGCCACTCACTGAGCAATACATGGAAGAAAATGTCCGACAGACTGTTGTGAACTCTATAAGAGCCACACTAACAGATCAGGTGACACAAGCTACAAAGTTGAAGACCAACTGA
- the cccdc110 gene encoding golgin subfamily A member 6-like protein 22 yields MEPDVKQTRRCVHKCKLDRIQDTQQDWDRPAPDKLDTHQPEAISSEMQSNDKELLFSRWKKGKHLAAKSKHAAVDTIENRFLKVRQSLLRNTNENVSQDFNEQAIESLQTILAGADLLQKEEATMSVLGSKYDFHMDHKALHLPFGYFIKSNSTRPVERSSNPSKAVLKEISKSRERSRADKSPSLKIKHLDFFEVVKEQLQQKDLENQHLVHLLLVKRQELKDMKETSKQKEKETQLITEKLKCEEQKNTEITTRFEQTSEDLKKELAEAKSNNKTSMKQLKALMEKYERLKTRANTMKDQLNVELSEKKSCQKSLRKLQQMSQELLTKQKLLEEQRDVADRDLVLCKETLQMMDAEHKKNISIHQRLEEEISATRSESANLREHLRKAQEKNKELMQAARSKESDNKNNVKEFQEMIEKLNTELKNCKTERDQALQQVEAVKYESKLIHNKQRVEILQLQEQQKACLQQSDGLRRECETLMQMVSKLKRDQQVLTEKLESVHEEKMASTKEAARLKEAIRLLEREREVLLAEMEDLRKDYLGLSDKITQKMVHMDAADPPMTITDIITSHQRDAQKFSHTDDGMIPDDVIRDIRRKLEEENQQK; encoded by the exons ATGGAGCCAGACGTTAAACAGACTAGAAGATGTGTGCACAAGTGTAAACTTGACCGCATTCAAGACACGCAGCAGGACTGGGACAGACCAGCTCCTGATAAGTTGGACACCCATCAGCCAGAAGCCATCAGCAGTGAAATGCAATCAAATGACAAAGAGCTGCTTTTTAGTCGATGGAAGAAAGGAAAACATCTCGCTGCTAAATCCAAGCATGCTGCAGTGGATACAATAGAAAACAGGTTCTTGAAAGTGCGACAGAGTTTACTGCGAAACACCAATGAAAATGTCAGTCAAGATTTTAATGAGCAGGCAATTGAATCCCTGCAAACAATTCTAGCAGGAGCAGATCTGCTGCAAAAAGAAGAGGCTACGATGAGTGTCCTCGGGTCAAAATATGATTTCCACATGGATCATAAAGCCTTACATCTGCCCTTTGGTTACTTTATCAAGTCCAATTCAACAAGACCTGTTGAACGTTCCTCAAACCCATCCAAAGCCGTTTTGAAGGAAATATCAAAGAGCAGAGAAAGAAGCAGAGCTGATAAAAGTCCATCTTTGAAGATTAAACATCTTGACTTCTTTGAAGTCGTGAAGGAACAACTCCAGCAGAAGGACTTGGAGAATCAGCATCTTGTCCATTTGTTGTTGGTCAAGCGACAAGAACTGAAAGATATGAAAGAGACGTCCAAGCAAAAAGAGAAGGAAACCCAACTCATCACTGAAAAGCTGAAGTGTGAggaacagaaaaacacagaaatcaCCACCAGGTTTGAGCAAACCTCTGAAGATTTGAAGAAGGAACTCGCTGAAGccaaaagtaacaacaaaacgtCTATGAAGCAGCTTAAAGCACTGATGGAGAAATACGAGCGCCTCAAAACGCGCGCTAACACCATGAAGGACCAACTCAACGTGGAGCTCAGTGAGAAAAAGAGCTGTCAGAAATCACTGAGGAAGCTCCAGCAGATGTCTCAGGAGCTGCTGACCAAGCAGAAACTTCTGGAGGAGCAAAGAGATGTAGCAGATCGAGATCTGGTGTTGTGTAAAGAGACGCTGCAGATGATGGACGCCGAACACAAGAAGAACATCAGCATTCATCAGAGACTCGAGGAGGAGATATCAGCCACGAGAAGTGAATCTGCAAACCTCAGAGAACATTTACGTAAAGCTCAGGAGAAGAACAAGGAGCTCATGCAGGCGGCTCGTTCCAAAGAGTCTGACAATAAGAACAACGTGAAGGAATTTCAGGAGATGATTGAAAAACTGAACACGGAGTTGAAAAACTGCAAAACAGAAAGAGACCAAGCACTTCAACAAGTGGAGGCTGTGAAATATGAATCCAAACTGATTCACAACAAGCAGAGAGTGGAGATACTTCAGCTGCAGGAGCAGCAGAAAGCCTGTCTGCAGCAGTCTGACGGTTTGAGAAGGGAGTGCGAGACCTTGATGCAGATGGTCAGTAAACTCAAGAGAGACCAGCAAGTCTTGACAGAGAAGTTGGAAAGCGTTCATGAAGAAAAGATGGCAAGCACGAAGGAGGCAGCACGACTCAAAGAGGCCATCCGACTgttggagcgagagagagaggtgctGTTAGCGGAGATGGAGGACTTGCGTAAGGATTACCTCGGCCTCAGCGACAAGATCACACAGAAAATGGTACACATGGATGCAGCTGATCCTCCCATGACCATCACGGACATCATTACAAGCCATCAGAGAGATGCTCAGAAGTTCTCACACACCGATGATGGAATGATTCCTGATGATG TGATTCGGGACATAAGAAGAAAACTAGAAGAGGAGAAccagcaaaaatga